Proteins co-encoded in one Saprospira grandis genomic window:
- a CDS encoding DUF1573 domain-containing protein encodes MKTLFACLAFVALFASSSFAQNIDFETKEVNYGSIEKGANGVRLFKFTNSGDAPLIISKAKGSCGCTVPTYPKEPIMPGESAEIKVKYDTNRQGAFTKYVTLTTNAKNESTTRLKIYGEVKQQAAPTPKSKENMFNR; translated from the coding sequence ATGAAAACCTTATTCGCTTGTCTCGCCTTTGTTGCTCTATTTGCCAGTAGCTCTTTTGCACAAAACATTGATTTCGAGACCAAAGAAGTTAATTATGGCAGCATCGAGAAAGGGGCTAATGGTGTCCGCCTATTCAAATTTACTAACTCTGGCGATGCGCCCTTGATTATTAGCAAAGCCAAAGGAAGCTGCGGCTGTACGGTGCCTACCTATCCCAAAGAGCCCATCATGCCCGGCGAAAGCGCAGAGATTAAGGTCAAGTATGACACGAACCGCCAAGGTGCCTTTACCAAATATGTAACCTTGACGACCAACGCCAAAAATGAAAGCACGACTCGCCTAAAAATTTATGGTGAAGTGAAGCAACAAGCTGCTCCCACTCCCAAGAGCAAAGAAAATATGTTCAACCGCTAG
- a CDS encoding glucosaminidase domain-containing protein, with translation MIFRPLLLGLGLLCAAPQLSAAESSDPPFCLEQQEEENLKAQAYIRSYLAIAIEEMNRSGIPASITLAQGMLESNYGRSELARQANNHFGIKCGKDWSGITYYKNTQEQTAYGTQRTEMACFRAYESVEDSYKDHTNFLYSRKPYRTLFAARNMDYRFWAKGLKEANYATDVNYANKLIDVIEKFDLAKYDRVSTQYQLPSNTDLNAYRADPNLDMGEDLSTVRNRVERLENSLQQALAHQIELQVQLKEMNRQIGQMAKRDDRLNGKINYVGAALEEQKEVIEELQIELNTVSSIQRQMLTLDPFRDYFDPETGLKKQLVIFPTQHHNQKGIFYKNSRRATTLREGMTLEDIAQEHQLELKSLRRYNDLSMGEEDNLPPNCYIYLEAKGNMVEDEKGPHKVNEGESMYTISQLYGIKLSKLYKRNRLEEGEEPAVNEFIFLNETCDNKPALRGANPYQVGENQPNVDLFGGGGAKK, from the coding sequence ATGATTTTCAGACCCTTATTACTTGGTTTAGGCTTGCTTTGTGCTGCCCCACAACTCTCTGCCGCAGAGAGTAGTGACCCTCCTTTTTGCCTAGAGCAACAAGAGGAGGAAAACTTGAAAGCCCAAGCCTATATCCGCAGCTATTTAGCTATTGCCATTGAGGAAATGAACCGCAGTGGTATTCCTGCTAGTATTACTTTGGCCCAAGGGATGCTGGAATCAAATTATGGCCGCAGCGAACTCGCTCGCCAAGCCAATAACCACTTTGGAATCAAATGCGGTAAAGATTGGTCGGGCATTACTTATTATAAAAATACGCAAGAACAAACAGCCTACGGTACCCAAAGAACCGAAATGGCCTGTTTCCGTGCCTACGAATCTGTTGAGGACTCTTATAAGGACCACACTAACTTTCTCTATTCTCGCAAACCATATCGAACGCTTTTTGCCGCCAGAAATATGGATTACCGCTTTTGGGCCAAGGGCCTAAAAGAAGCCAATTATGCCACAGATGTCAATTATGCCAATAAGCTAATTGATGTGATTGAGAAATTTGATTTAGCTAAATATGATAGAGTTTCTACACAGTACCAATTGCCCTCTAATACAGATCTAAACGCTTATCGTGCGGATCCTAACCTCGATATGGGGGAAGACCTCTCTACGGTCCGAAATCGTGTAGAACGCCTAGAAAATAGCTTGCAACAAGCTTTGGCTCATCAAATAGAACTACAGGTCCAACTAAAAGAAATGAATCGCCAAATTGGCCAAATGGCTAAGCGCGACGACCGCCTAAATGGTAAAATTAACTATGTAGGTGCCGCCCTAGAGGAGCAAAAAGAGGTGATTGAGGAATTGCAAATCGAACTGAATACGGTGAGCAGTATCCAACGCCAAATGCTTACCCTAGACCCCTTCCGCGATTATTTTGATCCCGAAACAGGTCTGAAAAAACAGTTGGTGATTTTCCCGACCCAACATCATAACCAAAAAGGAATTTTCTACAAAAATAGCCGCCGAGCAACTACCTTGCGCGAAGGCATGACCCTAGAGGATATTGCTCAAGAACATCAATTAGAGCTCAAGAGCCTGCGCCGCTATAATGACCTCTCTATGGGAGAGGAAGATAACTTGCCCCCCAATTGCTATATTTATCTAGAAGCAAAGGGCAATATGGTAGAAGATGAGAAAGGACCTCATAAAGTAAATGAGGGCGAAAGTATGTATACCATTTCTCAGCTTTATGGCATTAAGTTGTCTAAATTGTATAAGCGAAACCGCCTAGAAGAAGGAGAAGAACCCGCCGTGAATGAGTTTATTTTCCTTAATGAAACCTGCGATAATAAACCCGCTCTCCGTGGAGCTAATCCTTACCAAGTTGGCGAAAACCAACCTAATGTAGACCTCTTCGGTGGGGGAGGTGCCAAAAAATAA
- a CDS encoding DUF3137 domain-containing protein: protein MQDLKEFRRYYNNHLHADLQAFERQRWALIISIGLAILIALGLVLAVLAFELFPIIFLLILPYWFIYNFFLRWIERFKARFKPLVVQSILQFIDPRLRYYHKDFIPKDSFNRAHIFPFNPHIYSGEDYIMGKIGEVYFEMCELKVMHTSDVTDRLETWLNGVFFHTKFNFRAEGQMVIIPRVQAQKFIRTFKRLTRYGGYELKDTGNPRFDEDFLVYIDRKMKYEDILTPELLNTLNSYHERSGQEIYASFMGSHFYLAVAEPYELLDAHLFSTNVDFELISAYYEELFVFTQLVEDFDLRH from the coding sequence ATGCAAGACCTCAAAGAATTTCGCCGCTACTACAACAATCATCTGCATGCTGATTTGCAAGCATTTGAGCGGCAGCGTTGGGCCCTTATCATTAGCATTGGGCTGGCTATATTGATCGCTTTGGGCTTAGTCCTGGCGGTTTTGGCCTTTGAGCTCTTCCCCATTATTTTCCTGCTCATTTTGCCCTATTGGTTTATTTACAACTTTTTTCTGCGTTGGATAGAGCGTTTCAAGGCCCGTTTTAAGCCCTTGGTGGTGCAATCTATTTTGCAATTTATAGACCCTCGTTTGCGCTACTATCATAAGGATTTTATACCCAAGGATAGTTTTAATCGGGCGCATATCTTCCCCTTCAATCCTCATATTTATAGCGGCGAGGATTATATTATGGGCAAAATTGGGGAAGTTTATTTTGAGATGTGCGAGCTCAAGGTCATGCATACTTCAGATGTGACGGACCGTTTAGAGACCTGGCTCAATGGGGTCTTTTTTCACACCAAATTCAACTTTCGGGCAGAGGGGCAGATGGTCATTATTCCGAGAGTGCAGGCCCAAAAATTCATTCGGACCTTCAAGCGGCTCACCCGTTATGGCGGCTATGAGCTCAAGGATACGGGCAACCCTCGTTTTGATGAGGATTTCCTGGTCTATATTGATCGAAAAATGAAGTATGAGGATATTTTGACGCCCGAGTTGCTCAACACCCTCAATAGCTATCATGAGCGTTCTGGCCAAGAGATTTATGCCTCTTTTATGGGCAGTCATTTTTATTTGGCCGTGGCCGAGCCCTATGAACTACTCGATGCGCATCTGTTTAGCACCAATGTCGATTTTGAGCTAATTTCGGCCTATTATGAAGAGCTATTTGTCTTCACCCAATTGGTAGAAGATTTTGATTTGCGGCACTAA
- a CDS encoding NRAMP family divalent metal transporter, translating to MQNLSKAWGRLGPGLLFAAAAIGVSHLVLSTQAGGQYGFGLLWLLFLANLAKYPFFEFALRYAQKTGKTLLQGYQELGQWVLLLFIGLTLGTMFSVQAAVSFVSAALAGPIFGLNQPLYMSAGLLLFAAAVLLLGRYKLLDQLMKYMVFSLSMLTLLALIRLLFRPLPEIDYTPFFSLEAGHLAFIIAFVGWMPAPLDLSVWQSIWTLEKKKNQADFGWKEAQFDFQLGYGVSVFLAICFMALGAILLGGSDFPQKAVAFAQQLLKVYEAALGPWAALWVSWAAFICMFSTLITCLDALSRTMAQAMNLAFPKQPFWHRQGLWIGILIGGALLIIFAFLQAMGQLIFIATALSFLSTPFFAWANSRLAFSLPKTEAPSLKMRYLAYFAGGFLLLFCGLYLFSLLR from the coding sequence ATGCAAAATCTATCCAAAGCTTGGGGGCGGCTGGGCCCCGGTTTACTCTTTGCCGCTGCAGCCATCGGCGTTTCGCATTTGGTCCTTTCTACTCAAGCTGGGGGGCAATATGGCTTTGGGCTGCTTTGGCTGCTCTTTCTGGCCAATTTGGCCAAGTATCCCTTCTTTGAATTTGCCCTGCGCTATGCCCAAAAAACAGGAAAAACCCTTTTGCAAGGCTACCAAGAGCTGGGCCAATGGGTGCTTTTGCTTTTTATTGGCCTAACCCTAGGGACCATGTTTAGCGTGCAAGCAGCGGTCAGTTTTGTCTCTGCCGCCTTGGCAGGCCCCATTTTTGGCCTCAATCAACCGCTTTATATGTCGGCGGGCCTCTTGCTTTTTGCCGCAGCCGTTCTTTTGTTGGGCCGATATAAACTGCTAGACCAATTGATGAAGTATATGGTCTTTTCGCTCTCTATGCTAACGCTTTTGGCCCTGATTCGCCTGCTTTTTCGACCTTTGCCCGAGATAGATTATACCCCGTTTTTCTCTCTAGAAGCAGGCCATTTGGCCTTTATTATTGCTTTTGTGGGCTGGATGCCCGCCCCCCTAGATCTGTCGGTCTGGCAGTCTATCTGGACCCTAGAAAAGAAGAAAAATCAAGCCGATTTTGGCTGGAAAGAGGCCCAGTTTGATTTCCAATTAGGCTATGGAGTGAGTGTGTTTTTAGCCATCTGTTTTATGGCTTTGGGCGCCATTTTGCTGGGCGGTAGCGATTTTCCCCAAAAGGCGGTCGCCTTTGCCCAACAATTGCTCAAGGTTTATGAGGCCGCGCTGGGCCCTTGGGCCGCCCTTTGGGTCAGCTGGGCCGCCTTTATTTGCATGTTTAGCACCCTAATTACCTGCCTAGATGCCCTGAGCCGAACCATGGCCCAAGCGATGAATTTGGCCTTCCCAAAGCAGCCTTTTTGGCATCGGCAGGGGCTCTGGATAGGCATTTTGATTGGAGGCGCTTTGCTCATCATTTTTGCCTTTTTGCAGGCTATGGGCCAGCTCATTTTTATTGCCACGGCCCTTTCTTTTCTCAGTACCCCATTTTTTGCCTGGGCCAATAGCCGCCTTGCTTTCAGCCTGCCAAAAACAGAGGCGCCCAGCCTCAAAATGCGCTATTTAGCCTACTTCGCTGGGGGCTTCCTCCTGCTTTTCTGTGGCCTCTATTTGTTCTCTTTGCTGCGCTAA
- a CDS encoding LysM peptidoglycan-binding domain-containing protein encodes MQRPFPAGTAMSKLCIKAYALADYDESSYIGQIYLSINPSSFDISYKVKSTEELSTAASSADGKAQAAKEVLGNSPEYMIPEIKFSNILVDATGAYHQGSQQDKALLQNKDNKPSVAPYIKALKALIYDYHDWANGPAYLKLEWGEILPSNDSRKDASAHTFNCIISSMDINYSLFSFEGLPIRAELSLSFLGRSPFRQQQNWQQSAVRQELVKYEYHDIQQGDNLGKISMRYFGSLALYLLLAQYNGLSSLYELPVGRRLLIPPKRVLLNWAKSRRQKRRLGRKLRKTARDAAKERLRREMAAAMRRVNRRIL; translated from the coding sequence ATGCAGCGACCATTTCCGGCGGGGACCGCCATGAGCAAGCTTTGCATAAAGGCCTACGCTTTGGCCGATTATGATGAGAGCAGTTATATTGGGCAAATTTATTTGTCGATCAACCCATCTAGTTTTGATATTTCTTATAAGGTAAAGAGCACGGAAGAGCTTTCTACGGCTGCTTCTTCGGCAGATGGGAAGGCGCAGGCGGCCAAGGAAGTTCTAGGGAATAGTCCGGAGTATATGATTCCGGAGATTAAGTTTTCGAATATTTTGGTAGATGCTACGGGCGCCTATCATCAGGGGAGTCAGCAGGACAAGGCGCTTTTGCAGAACAAGGACAACAAGCCATCGGTGGCGCCTTATATTAAGGCCTTAAAAGCGTTGATTTATGATTATCATGACTGGGCCAATGGGCCGGCCTACTTAAAATTGGAGTGGGGGGAGATTTTGCCCAGCAATGATTCTCGGAAGGATGCCAGTGCGCACACCTTTAACTGCATTATTTCCTCGATGGACATCAACTACTCTTTATTTTCCTTTGAGGGCTTGCCCATTCGGGCGGAGTTGAGTTTATCATTTTTGGGGCGTTCGCCATTTCGGCAGCAGCAAAACTGGCAGCAGTCGGCGGTGCGGCAAGAATTGGTTAAATATGAGTACCACGACATTCAGCAGGGGGATAATTTGGGGAAGATTTCGATGCGTTATTTTGGGAGTTTGGCGCTTTATTTATTGTTGGCGCAGTATAATGGTTTGAGTAGTTTGTATGAGTTGCCGGTGGGGCGGCGTTTGCTTATTCCGCCCAAGCGGGTTTTATTAAACTGGGCCAAATCGAGGCGACAAAAGCGGCGGTTGGGGCGCAAGCTACGCAAAACGGCCAGAGATGCGGCCAAGGAGCGTTTGCGTCGGGAGATGGCGGCGGCTATGCGTCGGGTCAATCGGCGGATACTTTAG
- a CDS encoding KAP family P-loop NTPase fold protein, with translation MSIIFSEPISQIIIALHLELIIDPIEINWPLSIALGAVFLISYLVYAIKISAEHRTKSPMKLLFWLSLTVSLSYYQLAIDELIFFPKKGNSSYIVIVYILAALYSLYYIVSSFNFPRPKNSKLIAEDSIVLQKGIKGSLRKGYAEQLAEELLNINSKQAFAIAITGGWGTGKSTFISFITEKIKADTAAIIVEFHPWKNKGEEAVIKDFFYTLRKQLSPYDDRLGPQINNYLNSLFNISAVATNTSLSTFSKLALKSINLLEEPQGTEEEYNKLRKIIKEIPLPILIIIDDLDRLDSPEIIAVLKLIRNVANFEGLSFITAYDKDYVHQAIKSNLNEYGSHYFLEKIVQMEVSLPVIRKKELFETLLSLFEHKNSPYQLKALIKEEWFKADNQYFWSFLNTHRDIVRFYNTIVLTFPSVAHAVDSEDFFLIHLIKLKHPVFYEELWYKKNDYVQMLDNSSFLRLNGNSAKSNSAKSDKCNEEIFEVLKYLFPKSPRKTKNICYNPIYPLYFTNYLAGSTSVALLNDIIKENKTLEEQLAEIDKSSSRDEMSGLIVLSIKEVEKSITKKNIRAYLDLFHELKTPRISLLELYDLILKRNDASLEVPNKIEDFIFNPEEDQLLQKTTDLVDFLSNNKHAHEKLTNKYISLMNQISIDKNITSKYISSHLEDFNKVLDKYRLLTGLFEIPDTLIDFIAKNFAAFAPLLFEFKDRKINLSLLSADLIGSFSILQEIANNSNILKEQSIALKEFIEAQRALAPEKDFIEFSQPVIHKNLGRYFSEKLNYAPILYMEAKDIIDFIDRQKDANRLYLLTDDKNFIIPHKRYNDIYIKPMKLTNNTMFIAIPEWVQSIALTAPGGSSDFHEESNDVFYTRHIDIDNIKLVDLKEKHKYRLIPFPHKEINTPLSLTLTTYLS, from the coding sequence TTGAGCATTATCTTCTCTGAACCTATTAGTCAGATAATTATAGCATTGCATTTAGAGTTAATCATAGATCCTATAGAGATTAACTGGCCATTATCTATTGCTTTAGGAGCTGTATTTTTAATCTCCTATCTTGTTTACGCTATAAAAATATCTGCAGAGCACAGGACAAAGTCTCCTATGAAGCTTTTGTTCTGGCTTTCTTTAACAGTTAGTCTGAGTTATTATCAGCTAGCAATAGATGAGCTTATATTTTTCCCTAAAAAAGGCAATAGTTCTTACATCGTAATTGTATATATACTGGCTGCGCTCTACAGCTTATACTATATAGTTTCGAGCTTCAATTTTCCGAGGCCAAAAAATAGCAAACTAATAGCTGAAGACAGCATTGTGCTTCAAAAAGGTATTAAAGGAAGTCTAAGAAAAGGCTATGCAGAACAACTAGCCGAAGAGTTACTCAATATAAATAGTAAGCAAGCCTTTGCTATTGCCATAACTGGAGGCTGGGGAACAGGAAAGTCTACTTTTATAAGTTTTATCACAGAAAAAATAAAAGCTGATACTGCTGCAATTATCGTTGAGTTTCATCCTTGGAAAAACAAAGGGGAAGAGGCCGTCATTAAAGACTTTTTCTATACGCTTCGAAAGCAGCTCTCGCCTTATGATGATCGTCTTGGACCACAGATTAACAATTATCTGAATAGTCTTTTTAATATTTCAGCAGTAGCAACAAATACAAGTCTTTCAACTTTTAGTAAGCTAGCACTAAAAAGCATCAATCTCCTTGAAGAGCCTCAAGGCACAGAGGAAGAATACAATAAACTTCGGAAAATCATTAAGGAAATTCCTCTTCCTATTTTAATTATTATAGATGATTTAGATCGGCTGGATAGTCCCGAAATTATTGCGGTCCTAAAACTCATACGAAATGTCGCTAACTTTGAGGGACTTAGCTTTATTACAGCCTATGATAAAGACTATGTTCATCAGGCTATTAAAAGCAATTTAAACGAGTACGGGAGCCACTACTTTTTGGAGAAAATTGTTCAGATGGAAGTCAGCTTGCCTGTAATAAGGAAAAAAGAACTTTTTGAGACTCTTTTATCCCTATTCGAACATAAAAACAGTCCTTATCAGCTTAAAGCACTTATTAAAGAAGAGTGGTTTAAGGCCGATAATCAATACTTTTGGAGTTTTTTAAATACGCATAGAGACATTGTCCGATTCTACAATACTATTGTTCTTACATTTCCATCTGTAGCACATGCAGTTGATAGTGAGGATTTCTTTTTAATTCACCTCATAAAACTCAAACACCCTGTTTTTTATGAAGAGCTTTGGTACAAAAAAAATGATTATGTACAAATGCTAGACAACTCTAGTTTCTTACGACTAAATGGAAACAGTGCTAAATCTAACAGTGCTAAATCTGACAAATGCAATGAGGAGATATTCGAAGTGTTAAAGTACTTATTTCCCAAAAGTCCTCGCAAGACTAAAAACATTTGTTACAACCCTATATATCCTCTTTACTTTACTAATTATCTGGCTGGTTCAACTAGTGTAGCTCTTTTGAATGATATCATTAAAGAGAATAAAACACTAGAGGAACAATTAGCTGAAATAGATAAATCCTCCTCTAGAGATGAGATGTCTGGATTGATCGTTCTTTCGATAAAAGAAGTTGAAAAATCCATTACTAAGAAAAATATCAGGGCTTACCTTGACCTATTTCATGAACTTAAAACCCCTAGAATATCTCTTCTTGAACTTTATGACTTAATATTAAAAAGGAATGATGCCTCCTTAGAGGTCCCCAACAAAATAGAAGATTTTATTTTTAATCCAGAGGAAGATCAATTACTGCAAAAAACAACTGACTTAGTTGATTTTTTATCAAACAACAAACATGCACATGAGAAGCTAACAAACAAGTACATCAGCCTTATGAATCAAATTTCGATAGATAAAAACATCACTAGTAAGTATATATCAAGTCATCTAGAAGATTTTAATAAAGTACTCGATAAGTATAGGCTCCTAACAGGGCTCTTTGAAATCCCTGATACCCTAATAGACTTTATTGCAAAAAACTTTGCAGCCTTTGCCCCTCTTCTTTTTGAGTTCAAAGATCGAAAAATTAACTTAAGTCTCCTCTCAGCTGACCTTATTGGTAGCTTTTCTATTCTTCAAGAAATAGCTAACAACTCTAACATCTTAAAAGAGCAAAGCATAGCCTTAAAAGAATTTATTGAAGCTCAAAGAGCTCTAGCTCCTGAAAAGGATTTCATAGAATTTAGTCAACCAGTAATTCATAAAAACTTAGGACGGTATTTTTCGGAAAAGCTAAATTATGCTCCTATCCTTTATATGGAAGCAAAAGATATTATAGATTTCATAGACAGGCAAAAGGATGCAAATCGTCTATACCTTCTAACAGATGATAAAAACTTTATCATACCTCATAAGCGATATAACGACATCTATATTAAGCCTATGAAACTAACAAATAATACTATGTTCATTGCTATTCCTGAATGGGTGCAATCAATAGCACTAACAGCCCCAGGAGGTTCTTCAGATTTTCACGAAGAAAGTAATGATGTATTCTATACGAGGCATATAGACATTGATAATATCAAACTAGTTGACCTTAAAGAGAAGCATAAATATAGACTCATCCCTTTTCCTCACAAGGAAATAAACACCCCATTATCACTCACTCTCACTACCTATCTATCATAA
- a CDS encoding CDP-alcohol phosphatidyltransferase family protein, protein MWSKIKQQIPNSVTLLNAWAGAAAIISLFSGQWEVLPYCLLLSLIADFGDGLLARLLKAQSPLGKELDSLADLISFGFFPAAMLYQLFMQALGLPEGLQWGQRESYLLLLPFLLLLFSALRLAKFNTDSRQSESFIGLNTPATTLFVFGYFWTIQQQLYGLEQYLLWPPLLYGLLALLCYLLIAEIPLLSFKFKSLAWRPNRWRFLLILGILPLLIFLPLGLALPAGILLYLLLSVGAIVVGDLRLGE, encoded by the coding sequence ATGTGGAGCAAAATCAAGCAACAAATACCCAATTCGGTCACTTTATTGAATGCCTGGGCGGGAGCGGCGGCCATTATCAGTCTATTTTCTGGGCAATGGGAGGTCTTGCCCTACTGTCTCTTGCTCTCCCTAATCGCTGACTTTGGAGATGGCTTATTGGCTCGTTTACTCAAGGCACAATCGCCATTAGGCAAAGAGCTCGACTCTTTAGCGGACCTTATTTCCTTTGGTTTTTTTCCAGCTGCCATGTTATATCAGCTCTTCATGCAAGCCTTGGGGCTACCGGAGGGATTGCAATGGGGGCAGCGGGAGAGCTACCTGCTCTTGTTGCCTTTTTTGTTGCTCTTGTTTTCGGCCCTGCGTTTGGCCAAATTCAATACGGATAGTCGGCAATCGGAAAGCTTTATTGGTTTGAACACCCCGGCCACCACCCTTTTTGTCTTTGGTTACTTTTGGACCATACAGCAGCAGCTCTATGGATTGGAGCAATACCTACTTTGGCCCCCCCTGCTCTATGGCTTACTGGCCTTGCTTTGCTACCTCCTCATTGCGGAGATTCCCTTGCTTAGCTTCAAGTTTAAGTCTTTGGCTTGGCGGCCCAACCGTTGGCGTTTTCTGCTCATCTTGGGCATCTTGCCCTTGCTCATCTTTTTGCCTTTGGGTTTGGCCCTGCCTGCGGGGATTCTGCTTTATTTGTTGTTGTCGGTGGGGGCTATTGTGGTAGGGGACTTGCGTTTGGGGGAGTAG
- a CDS encoding DMT family transporter translates to MPSRLLTAHLALFTVALLYGANYSIAKIAMPDPIPPAAFIMLRVLAASLLFWITSFWLKEKVAKADILRLAIASAFGVACNQLLFFKGLEMTSPISASLIMLTAPIVVLLFSVFFLGERLNSLKIIGIVLGVIGAAYLILNTGSSAAFKARNPLLGNLLIGGNAVAYSIYLIMIKPLTQKYQAITLLKWVFLFGCLYVLPFGGPGALAIPYSQLSAEIWAVLAFVLIGVTFLAYLLNAWALQRLPASVVSSYIYLQPLLAALVAILLAADELRPALFISAAFIFSGLFLISYKKRKPKLEEQGV, encoded by the coding sequence ATGCCTTCTCGCCTTCTCACAGCCCATTTGGCTCTCTTTACCGTAGCCCTTTTGTATGGCGCAAACTATTCTATCGCCAAGATCGCTATGCCCGATCCAATTCCCCCCGCCGCCTTTATTATGCTTAGGGTCCTGGCCGCTAGCCTGCTGTTTTGGATCACTAGTTTTTGGCTTAAGGAAAAGGTCGCTAAGGCCGATATCCTCCGCCTAGCTATTGCCTCCGCTTTTGGGGTGGCCTGTAATCAATTACTCTTTTTTAAGGGACTAGAAATGACTAGCCCGATTAGCGCATCGCTCATTATGCTGACGGCCCCCATTGTGGTCCTTTTGTTTTCGGTGTTCTTCCTCGGCGAGCGCCTCAATAGCCTGAAGATTATCGGAATTGTTCTAGGGGTTATCGGTGCTGCTTACCTGATTCTCAATACGGGCAGCTCTGCCGCTTTTAAGGCTAGAAACCCCCTGCTGGGCAATTTGTTGATCGGGGGCAATGCGGTAGCCTACTCGATTTACCTGATTATGATTAAACCCCTGACCCAAAAGTATCAAGCTATTACGCTGCTCAAATGGGTCTTTCTGTTTGGCTGTCTTTATGTTTTGCCCTTTGGCGGCCCCGGCGCTCTGGCCATTCCCTACAGTCAGTTGTCTGCAGAAATATGGGCGGTGCTGGCTTTTGTCCTCATCGGCGTAACCTTTCTGGCTTATCTGCTCAATGCTTGGGCCCTGCAACGCCTGCCCGCCTCGGTGGTCAGTAGCTATATCTATTTGCAACCCCTTCTGGCCGCTTTGGTCGCTATTCTCCTCGCTGCCGACGAGCTGCGGCCCGCCCTTTTTATCTCTGCCGCCTTCATTTTCTCTGGCCTCTTCCTGATCTCTTATAAGAAGAGGAAACCCAAATTAGAAGAGCAGGGAGTTTAG